Proteins encoded in a region of the Roseateles sp. SL47 genome:
- a CDS encoding response regulator transcription factor, with protein sequence MMELDLPPAATGDRCSTLELHGRRYTVLCVDGLTPRQQSRPGQARPRHVYHGAELVHFQLGDHRYVLVPEDSAGDAPASSAAMPDGDAAGERTGDLRRLLTHRELQIVQLICLGLLTKQVADRLHLSEFTVRSYLKTIYCKLGVRSRGAMVFAYASAFGVAPPAGLVEGA encoded by the coding sequence ATGATGGAACTCGATCTCCCCCCAGCGGCCACGGGTGACCGCTGCAGCACCCTGGAACTGCATGGGCGCCGCTACACGGTGCTGTGCGTCGATGGACTGACGCCTCGCCAGCAGAGCCGCCCCGGCCAGGCCCGACCGCGCCATGTCTATCACGGCGCCGAACTGGTCCATTTTCAGTTGGGCGACCATCGATATGTGCTGGTGCCGGAGGACAGTGCGGGGGACGCTCCCGCATCGTCGGCCGCGATGCCAGACGGCGACGCTGCGGGCGAACGCACCGGTGATCTGCGGCGCCTGCTGACGCATCGCGAACTTCAGATTGTTCAGCTGATCTGCCTTGGGCTGCTCACCAAGCAGGTGGCAGACCGATTGCACCTGAGCGAGTTCACGGTGCGTTCTTATCTCAAGACCATTTATTGCAAGCTGGGTGTGCGTTCGCGCGGTGCGATGGTGTTTGCATATGCCAGCGCTTTTGGGGTGGCGCCGCCTGCGGGATTGGTGGAGGGCGCATGA
- a CDS encoding lysylphosphatidylglycerol synthase transmembrane domain-containing protein — translation MTPAHRRAWGRWLGLGFGLVVLGLLVWAARQVDWPAVGQALRQVPPATLLMAGVLCAFSHLTYSTYDLIGKHWTGHAVPRRRVMLITFISYAFNLNLGSLVGAFAIRLRLYAREGLRQPVPTQVLALSLSTNWLGYGVLAGGLFLGDFSPHRRTGPSALPPCGPWAV, via the coding sequence TTGACCCCGGCCCACCGCCGGGCCTGGGGCCGGTGGCTGGGCCTGGGCTTTGGCCTGGTGGTGCTGGGGCTGTTGGTGTGGGCGGCCCGGCAGGTGGACTGGCCGGCCGTCGGGCAGGCGCTTCGCCAGGTGCCCCCGGCCACGCTGCTGATGGCCGGTGTCCTGTGCGCATTCAGCCACCTCACCTACAGCACCTACGACCTCATCGGCAAGCACTGGACAGGCCATGCCGTGCCACGTCGGCGCGTGATGCTGATCACCTTCATCAGCTACGCCTTCAATCTCAACCTTGGCTCATTGGTGGGCGCCTTTGCCATCCGGCTTCGTCTGTATGCCAGGGAAGGCCTGCGCCAGCCGGTGCCGACCCAGGTGCTGGCCCTGAGCCTGAGCACCAACTGGCTGGGGTATGGCGTCTTGGCGGGCGGCCTGTTCCTGGGGGATTTCTCTCCCCACCGCCGGACTGGCCCCTCAGCGCTGCCGCCCTGCGGGCCCTGGGCGGTGTGA
- the clsB gene encoding cardiolipin synthase ClsB, whose amino-acid sequence MRFRRPEWTVGNRLELLENGEAYFPAVFSAVEAAQREVLIETFILFEDKVGLALRDVLVAAARRGVEVHMTVDGFGSPTLSQDFVGSLTDAGVRLHVFDPPPKLSRRLKPFRRLHRKIVVVDGSTGFIGGINFSADHLLDFGPEAKQDYAVRIHGPIVAQLRRATRKLMAPVLPKRRWWPHRSGTDAADNAFPVPPVAGTAKSMVVTRDNHRHRDDIERMYRLALHAAQHEVIIANAYFFPGYRLLKSMQRAAQRGVAVHLILQGQPDIPAARWAAHMVYDLLMRSGVHIHEYCERPMHGKVALVDDVWATVGSSNLDPLSLSLNLEANLIIQDADFNTALRNKLTPLMRDACVKLELSQTAANRWWWRLGVGALVFHVMRHFPRWLARLPAGQQAILPAADTPVVVSATEHPAAEAWQWQRGIQRLRRESAD is encoded by the coding sequence ATGAGATTCAGAAGGCCCGAGTGGACCGTCGGCAACCGGCTTGAACTGCTGGAAAACGGCGAAGCGTACTTCCCTGCGGTGTTCTCGGCCGTCGAGGCCGCCCAGCGCGAAGTGCTCATCGAAACCTTCATCCTCTTCGAGGACAAGGTCGGCCTCGCGCTGCGCGATGTGCTGGTGGCCGCCGCCCGACGCGGCGTGGAAGTCCACATGACCGTGGACGGCTTCGGCTCCCCCACCCTCTCCCAGGATTTCGTGGGCAGCCTCACCGATGCAGGCGTCCGTCTGCATGTCTTCGACCCACCCCCCAAACTCTCTCGCCGCCTCAAGCCCTTCCGACGCCTGCATCGCAAGATCGTGGTGGTGGACGGCTCCACCGGCTTCATCGGAGGCATCAATTTCTCCGCCGACCACCTGCTGGACTTCGGACCGGAAGCCAAGCAGGACTATGCCGTTCGCATCCACGGCCCGATCGTGGCCCAGTTGCGGCGAGCCACCCGCAAGCTGATGGCCCCCGTGCTGCCCAAGCGCCGCTGGTGGCCCCACCGCAGCGGCACCGATGCCGCGGACAACGCCTTTCCGGTGCCGCCGGTCGCAGGCACCGCCAAGAGCATGGTGGTCACCCGGGACAACCACCGCCACCGCGATGACATCGAGCGCATGTACCGCCTGGCCCTGCACGCCGCCCAGCACGAGGTGATCATCGCCAACGCGTATTTCTTCCCCGGTTATCGCCTGCTCAAGAGCATGCAGCGGGCCGCACAACGCGGGGTGGCGGTGCATCTGATCCTGCAAGGCCAGCCCGACATTCCCGCCGCCCGCTGGGCCGCCCATATGGTGTATGACCTGCTGATGCGCAGCGGCGTTCACATCCATGAATATTGCGAACGTCCGATGCACGGCAAGGTGGCCCTGGTGGACGACGTCTGGGCGACGGTGGGCAGCAGCAATCTCGATCCCCTCAGCCTGTCGCTGAACCTGGAGGCCAACCTCATCATCCAGGACGCCGACTTCAACACCGCTCTGCGCAACAAGCTCACGCCGCTGATGCGCGACGCCTGCGTCAAGCTGGAGCTGTCGCAAACCGCTGCCAATCGCTGGTGGTGGCGCCTGGGTGTGGGCGCGCTGGTCTTCCATGTGATGCGGCATTTCCCGCGCTGGCTCGCGCGGCTGCCCGCCGGGCAACAGGCCATCCTGCCAGCGGCCGATACACCGGTGGTGGTCAGCGCCACCGAACATCCCGCAGCCGAGGCGTGGCAATGGCAGCGAGGCATCCAGCGGCTGCGCCGGGAATCCGCCGATTGA